Part of the Quercus lobata isolate SW786 chromosome 6, ValleyOak3.0 Primary Assembly, whole genome shotgun sequence genome, ATGTTGattattataatttgttatattgaaTTTGGGCTTGAAATTGGCATGCAAGACTAGTAGTGACCGAAAAAGTTCAAATGCTCATTTTTGGGAGTATTATTCTCAAGTCATCTTCCCTCCTTTCAAAGGTCCACTTCATTGGTTATTCATCATCTATGAGACATATGTCTAGAGTACGATTAAGAGGATAAAAAGAAAcctacatttaaaaataaaataaaaaaaaaatttctaaatgatttttttttttttttaatatttccctAGATGCAATTCTTGCTAATAATTGTTAGGAACTTAGAGCATCTGTATCTGTATCggtggagctaaaatttttagcatttaacatctcaataaactattatatttattttaatacataatttcaCAACACATCTTGCatcaatgtttttatttttcccatcaaccaaacactatttttttttattaatttctttctcactttctctttgCCATGAACCTCAATAAgtgataaagtaatttttttttttaattattattatgccTACCTTGCTATAGTGAACTGCTAGTCTTGGTAGTTCATTGTagcaaaaaggcaaaaaaatttgccTTTGGCTCCACCAATGTTGGGCACTAATTAGAGTCTGAGGTtgtaaaataactaaaaagctattttaccACCACCAATAATGATGTTCTTACCAAGTAGGAATATAATCCCATGTCAATGATGATTTACGAAATTGAATTTGCTTTTGttgaataataatattattaatataaaaacaaaaggaatggTACAAAAAAACATAGGAtgaaattgaaacttgaaattatagttaatggacaaaaatgttattttgacCGTATAATATACATCTTTTATTGAATACGAAAAACCataatatttctttatcttTATATTATAAAAGCGCGAATGTTGCTACAGTATTTCGGCACTGTACATTCAGAGTGTTTGCACTGTACAAGTACTGTAGCGGCAACAGTATTTTGGTGAGgcacttctctttttttttttttctttttttttctttttttcagtcttccgtttttttttttttccttttatatatattgttgtattgacacaaaaaatttcataatattttcacaattattgatgtgtcaatttcttataagttaaaataaaataataaaatatgaaactgtgaccaaccacaactgaaaataaatattttgtgaaaagcaACAATTCCGCTACAATTTGCATTGTTCAGTGCGAATGCCGCTATAGTACTTCGGCACTGTGCACTCAGAGTGTTTGCACTGTGCAAGCACTGTAGCAGCAATAGTACTTTGGTGAGacacttctctcttcttcttcttttttttttttttttttttttttttttttttttcagtctttcgtttgtttttttttttttttccttttttttatatatattgttgtattaacacaacaaatttcacaattattgaggtgtcaatttcttataagttaaaataaaataataaaatatgaaactgtgaccaaccacaaagCAACAATGTCGCTACAGTTTGCACTGTTCATCTATAGTGTTATTTTGGTGAGCcactttgtctttgttttttaagttttgaacagtagcTACAATTTCAAATGGCATTATAGCTACAATAGctacagttttttatttatttattttttctagtcttccgtttgtactttttttttcttttatatatattgttatactgatacagcaaatttcacaatattttcacaattattgagatgtcaatttcattttactattttagtgTTTTAGCACTATTCTTCTACAGTGCCATTTTGGTGAGCcactttgtctttgtcttttattttttattttttatttttttaagttttgaacagtagcTACAGTACCAAGCGGCACTATAGCTATAGtagtaacaaaattttttttttttccagtcttccgtttgtacttttttttcccttttatatatattgttatactgacacaacaaattttataatattttcacaggtatcaatttcttataagtcaaaataaaataataaaatatgaaattttgaccaaccacaactaaaaataaatctatatatataaaagcacgAATGCGCTAAatcactgtagctacagtgctttGATTTTgtgagccactttttttttttcccaagttttgAATAGTAACTGTAATGCCcagtggcactgtagctacaatagctatagttattttttatttttatttttattttttttcatgtaatcggtttgtgtttttttttttttttttttccttttaaatatttatgtaagccggtatatatattgttttattgacacaacaaatttcacaattattgacgtgcaCGAATACGCGAAAGCACTGTAACTACAGTGCTTTGGTTTCAtgagccactttttttttcccaagttttgAACAATAACTACAGTGccaagtggcactgtagctacagtagctacatttttttattttttttccagtaatcggtttgtttgtttgtttttttttttccttttaaatatttatgtaagctggtaatattgttatactgatgcaacaaatttcacaatattttcacaattattgacgtgccaatttcttacaagttgaaataaaataataaaatatgagactgaccaatcacaactaaaaataaatgttttgagaaaatgttacaacacttattgtgtagtgcttttggtttattcaactagCACGGTAGCTAccgtgcctaaagtttttttttttttttttagtaatcggtttatgttttttttttaaatatttatgtaagctggtatatatattgttatactgacacaacaaatttcacaatattttcacaattattaacgtgtcaatttcttacaagtcgaaataaaatatgagactgtgaccaatcacaactaaaaataaatgttttgagaaaatgttataACACTTATTGTGtagtgcttttggtttattcaactggcacgGTAGCTACAatgcctaaatttttttttttttagtaatcaactttaaaaaaaaaaaaaaaaattatgtaagcTGGtctatatattgttatattgacacaacaaatttcacaatattttcataattattgatgtgtcaatttcttataagttgaaataaaataataaaatatgagactatgaccagccacaactaaaaataaatgttttgaaaaaatgttacaacacttatcgtgcagtgcttttggtttattcaactgtCATGGTAGgcctaaagttttttattttatttttagtaattggtttgtgtttttttttcttttaaatatttatgtaagctggtatatatattgttatactgacacaacaaatttcacaatattttcttaattattgacgtgtcaattttttgcaagccaaaataaaataataaaatatgagactgtgactaatcacaattaaaaataaatgttttgagaaaatgttacaacacatATTGTGtagtgtttttggtttattcaactatCACAGTAGCTACAGtgcttaaagttttttttttttttttttcaataatcggtttgtgtttttttttttaatatttatgtaagttggtatatatattgttatactgacacaacaaatttcaaaattattgatgtgtcaatttcttacaagttgaaataaaataataaaatatgagactgtaaccaaccacaactaaaagtaaatgttttgagaaaatgttacaactcttattattatcacaatatttttacaattgtaGAGATCTCAATTTCTTatacatcaaataaaaaaaatgctaagtccacaacattttaccATTAATTTATACAatgaataaagttttttttttttttttttttaatatttatgtaagctagcgtatctattaactatataaaaagagccaaaagctcatgaatattatttttttggtttattcaattagtgaggtgcacttttttttttttctttccccttcAAGTATGTCAGttggtttgagttttttttttttttttttttgggttgtttttaagatctttatatatttactttgtacttgcaatgcaagtttacattgtaaatacacaaaagttgttaatattatacacatttgcacaaaaaatggtaaatattgtacaaagtttgtaaatgtgtacaaaatttgccatttttttgtgtccataatataaatttgcattgtaattaagtacaatgtatacatagagatattatgaaaatgttgtaacgTATATGTCAATTCCTtatgaatcaaaataaaataataaaatattacatcGAGATCTAACACAACTAAAAATGtcgtgacattttgttgttattacaatatattcacaacTATTAAGGTGTaagttataggtcaaaataaaataataaaatattggacTAGGATTTGTCACGGTCTTATACGattgagattaactttttataacataattatcaaaattcttaaaattaatatctcttttgattaatataaatctctttgtattttaaaaatcaaatgatttatatttatattttgtgatacaaataaaatctaaaattgatcctatttactatttttttccgaTAGTTAGCACGTGCCTTGCACGTGCTGCCTTGACTAGTATTATAAAAGCGTGAATGCTGCTGTAGTGCTTTGGCATTGTGCACTTAGAGTGTTTGCACTGTGCAAGCACCTTAGCGGCAACAGTGCTTTGGTGAGgtacttctctttctttttctttttcttttttttttttttcagtcttccgtttgtattttttttttccttttatatatattgttgtattgatacaacaaattttacaatattttcataattattgaggtgtcaatttcttataagttaaaataaaataataaaatatgaaactgtgactaactacaactgaaaataaatattttgtgaaaagcgACAATGCTGCTACAGTTTGCACTGTTCATCTATAGTGTTATTTTGGTGAGCcactttgtctttgttttttaagttttgaacagtagtTACAATTCCAAATGGCACTATAGCTACAGTAGCtacagttatttatttatttatttatttttagtcttccgtttgtacttattttttccttttatatatattgttatactgatacaataaatttcataatattttcacaattattgagataTCAATTTCATTTTGCTGCTTTAGTATTTTAGCACTGTTTACAGTGCCATTTTGGTGAGccactttatctttttttttttttttagttttgaacaGTAGCTATAGTACCAAGCGGCACTGTTGCTGCAgtagtaacaattttttttttttttccagtcttccgtttgtacttttttttttcacttttatatatattattatactgacacaacaaatttcataatattttcacaagtgtcaatttcttataagtcaaaataaaataattgtaggGGCTCGATCCGCGACGACCCTaatattgggctcgtacgtaaagagggcccaaacaatatcatttgtagagcgtgggtttgaaaggctaggtcttggtcaccggaTGGCGGTTTGGTTTGGTCCGGTTAATGAATCTCATTCAAGGAGTTTAAGGAGCTTTCAGCTCTTATTATTCTCCTTATCTTAAGGACGCCATGGCTGGGAGGACTGATCATCCCCCCTTTTTATTGGCGTATCAGCTCTTATGTTATATAGGCCTTTTCAGTCGATCCTGACCTTCCACCTGTTGATTAGGCAAGTACCTACTCGAGCacccgtcccatcagccgcTTCACTCAACTTTTTGTTAGTTACGCTAATCGAAACTACACTATTCAagagtcttttcccattaatacGGTCAATACGTTTGCAGGCgtatttaatgcggaggtgatgTCTTCTTCGTGAGCCTCTTATATACTCTATTCCCATATGAGTCCTATTTTGCTCCCCTTCTCTTCCGAGGGTGCTGGGGAGGTTCCCTTAGACGATAGACTGATCTTTCTCTTGAAGTCTTGGAAAGCCAAGGACGGGGATGTCCTCGGTTGTGAGTACGGGCAATTCGAACTTTCGCTGCTCGTCCTCGGCATATCCCATCCTCGGCACAGGCACTGGGCCTTAATGGGAAAAGGGCCGGGTTGTAAGCTCTCTGGccctacaataataaaatttgaaactttgacCAATCAtaactgaaaataaatctatatatataaaagcacgAATGCGCTAAATCACTGTAGTTATAGTGCTTTGGTTTCgtgagccacttttttttttcccaagttttgAATAGTAATTGCAATGccaagtggcactgtagctacaatagctatagttttttttatttttttatttttttttttccttttaaatatttatgtaagctggtatatatattgttatattgacacaacaaatttcacaatattttcacaattattgacttGCACGTATACGCTAAAGCAATGTAGCTACAATGCTTTGGTTTCatgagccattttttttttcccaagttttgAATAGTAACTACAATGCCAAGTGGCACTGTAGTTACAgtagctacattttttttttttctagtaatcggtttgtttttttttttttccttttaaatatttatgtaagctgatatatatattgttatactgatataacaaatttcacaatattttcacagtTATTGACATgccaatttcttacaagtcgaaataaaataataaaatatgagactgaccaatcacaattaaaaataaatgttttgagaaaatgttacaacacttattgtgcagtgcttttggtttattcaactggcacctaaagtttttttttttagtaatcggtttatgtttttttttttttttaaatatttatgtaagctggtatatatattgttatactgacataacaaatttcacaatattttcacgattattgacgtgtcaatttcttataagtcgaaataaaataataaaatatgatactgtgaccaatcacaactaaaaataaatgtttcgagaaaatgttacaacatttATTGTgcagtgcttttggtttattcaacagGCATggtagctacagtgcctaaatttttttatttttatttttttcagtgatcagctttttttttaattttattttttaatatttatgtaagctagtCTATATGTTATtatattgacacaacaaatttcacaattattgatgtgtcaatttcttacaagtcaaaataaaattataaaatataagacTGTGACCagccacaactaaaaataaatattttgagaaaatgttataACACTTATCGTgcagtgcttttggtttattcaactggcatggaaggcctaaagttttttttttatttttagtaatcggtttgtgttttttttttttaaatatttatgtaagctggtatatatattgttatactgacacaaaaaatttcacaatattttcacaattattgacgtgtcaatttcttacaagtcgaaataaaataataaaatatgatactGTGGctaaccacaactaaaaataaatgttttaagaaaatgttacaacacttactgtgtagtgtttttggtttattcaactagCATGGTAGCTatagtgcctaaagttttttttttttttttaaatatttatgtaagctagtatatatattgttatactgacacaacaaatttcacaattattgacgtgtcaatttcttacaagtcgaaataaaataataaaatatgagactgtaaccaaccataactaaaaataaatgttttgagaaaatgttacaactcttattattatcacaatatttttacaattgttgagatctcagtttcttatacatcaaataaaaaaatgataagtccacaacattttaacattaatttatacagtgcctaaagtttttttttcttttaaatatttatgtaagctagcatatctattaactatataaaaagagccaaaggctcatgaatagtgttatttggtttattcaattagtgaggtgcactttttctttttctttccccttcAAGTATGCCAGTTGGAttgagctttgtttttgttttgttttgtttttaagatctttatatgtttactttgtacttgcaatgcaagtttacattgtaaatacacaaaagttgttaatattatacacatttgcacaaaaaatgataaatattctacaaagtttgtaaatgtgtacaaaagttgccaatttttttgtgtccataatataaatttacattgtaattaagtacaatgtatacatagagatattatgaaaatgttgtaacgcatgtgtcaattccttatgaatcaaaataaaataaaataaaataataaaatattatattgagatctagcacaactaaaaatgttgtgacattttgttgttattacaatatatttacAACTATTAAGGTGTaagttataggtcaaaataaaataataaaatattagactaGGATTTGTCACGGTTTTATACGattgagattaactttttatgacataattatcaaaattattaaaattaatatctcttttgattaatataaatctctttgtattttaaaaatcaaatgatttatatttatattttgtgatacaaataaaatctaaaattgatcctaatcactatttttttccccatgGCTAGCACATGCCTTGCATGTGCTGCCTTGACTAGTCTATTTCTATACAACGAATCACCTTCATTTCATGGAACAATTCCTCGAAAGAcaaattttttgctaattatTTCATTATATACATTTTACAccggaaaaaaaataaaattgaaacaaataTGCCCTTATTGGTTAATCTCctaaattggaaaattttaatttcattctaTCTCTTTcatatcaataataaaaaaaagatctgTATAAAAGAGAGATGctatatctacaacatttttacaacaaatcacaagtagttagttgttattggttcaaatttcaaactaacgctAAGATAACTTTTTTGCctcaataataacaattaataacaacttgtcacttagaatttattataaaaatgttgtagacatatcatttctctatataaaaacataaaagaaatgaacaaaaactGTTAGACTTTGATGTCTTTTTATCACACCCAAATCCTAACCATTTTACTTCATTCAACCCACATTATAATCCTTGGTTTCTTGGCCTTaatctgaaaaaaaatttcattctgaAATTCAATTCCAATCCATAGAAAATCAGTCACAAACCCATTCAGAAAACACACCTTCCTCACACAAGCtaccatttaaaaaaacaaagccAAGCTGGAATTCCTATCCTCAATTTACAATACCTATCCCATTGAcgcactaaaaaatataaaagcccATTCTAAACAACGCTTAGATATCATCCCACGCGTACGCTCTAGATCTCTCTTTGCACAAGTTGGCGATCCGCGTTACCACAAAACCAACCAATCAGAAGCCGCCTTCCATTAACCACACGGATCGCTCTCTCGCTATAAATACTCACAAGGCCATCTCCAGTGGCGTCACAGTGAGgcaatatagttttttaaagCAGTGTGAGAATTAGTGAGATTTAACTACTAAAATATCTGTGAATTCATAATGTCAGCAATCGCAGAGGTTGAGCAAGTGGTCGCGGCGGAGGTCACGGTCGCCGGAGAGCCCAAGAAGCAGGCTGAAAAGCCCATTAAGGAGAAGAAGCCTAAAGCCCCTAAGGTTCCAAAGGAGAAAAAGCCTAAACAGCCCAAAAATACTGTTCATCATCCTCCATACTTTCAGGTATCTTCGAGTTTTTTTtcgtttgttgatttttttgagGCTAAATTTCCTGTTGGTAcgataaatttgaatttttttttatgggattttgCAGATGATCAAGGAAGCTCTGTTGGCTTTGAACGAGAGAAGTGGGTCGAGTCCATATGCTATAGCGAAGTACATGGAAGAGAAGCACAAGGATGTGCTTCCTATGAATTACAAGAAGATTTTGGGTCTCCAATTGAAGAACTCTGCTCTGAGAGGAAAGCTTATTAAAATCAAGGCCTCGTACAAGCTATCTGAAATGGCTAAAAAGGAGAAGGTTACAACTACAACAACCAAGGCTGCAAAGGCTAGCACAGAGAAAAAGCCAAGGAAAACCAGAGCAACGACAACAACTAAGGCTGCGAAGAAACAAGAGGCTACTAAAAGTAAAAAGGCTGTGAAGAAAGTCACGAAGAAAGTTGGGCCTAAGAAGACGAAGAAATCGACTCCTGCTAAGCCCAAACAACCCAAATCCATTAAGTCTCCTGCTGCTAAGAGAGCCAAGAGGGCTGTTGCTTGAGTCTGTAGAAATTAGGTAAAAATAAGTGGTGTTTGTTTTAGAAAAGAAGTTTAGGTCTGTGTATATGAAGTCTATGGTCTCAATGAAGGAAGTGTTTGGGTTTGCTCAGTCTTTTTTGTATGTTTGTTTAGGCATCAATGCATAATGGAACTGACTTTTCTTTGCTTCCTTTGTGAAATGGgttgctaatttttttgaagttttatcTTACTCAGTCATTCATTGGGTTAATCAATCGTCGGTTACTGGAGCTTATAAAAAACAGAGGaatatgaaaatgaaacttTAAACTGTGAAGGATTACCCAAAATGACTTGATTGATTTGTTGCGCACCTATGAGGATAACATATATCTGAGGACAGCTATTGCTAGTTAAACTGAGGTGGAAGGAGAATTAGTGTTTTTACGATTCTGCCATGTTTTGAAATTCATTGTCGTTTTGCGTTTTGGTAATGCTTGCTTGGTGGTGATTTGATTGGCAATTTGGCATATTGTGGTATTCTCCTGGTTCTCGAACACAAATATTTGTCCTTCATAAATTCTCCCATCAAGTCATCAACTATTTTCTGTCATGTTTATTCCTATTTCCTGTTAATGGGTTTACCTTTTCTCATACAAAACGTGTTTCTTTCTCTATCAAATCCTTATCAGTAGATCGGTAGATGATGTTAGTGGCAGAGCCGGCTCAAGGAGTTAGGCGAAATCTTTAAACGGGCATTTTATTATTGATCCTGCAGGACTAGCTCACTATTCATTCATACTGCCAAAtcttatttcttaaaaaaagaaaaaaaaaaagggtgtagGACTAGGGTCAAGGATCAGTGTTTTAAGTGGTCCATTCTATAGTCTTCTAGAGAATACTAAAGGAATCAAAATttaagagtaaaaataaaaaagattaaagactaaaaaatacaacaaaagttaagtaaaaaagaagaataaaatcCCAATAGCAAACAGGAAGAATACTAAAGAAGCAAAGGGAAGattgaagagaaaacaaaaaatgaatctAGAATGAAGATCTCTAAACACATTAATTGATGAGTAAGCCAattaaaaagagtttttttttttttgaaaaatcaagatGGAAGgaattggtgttttttttttcctttctttcttctgttttttgttacttgtttattctttcttttttctgccttttattatcttttcTTCTATATTGGTTACTTGTATATTGAGAAAATCAGTGtatttctttctctcactctttaCATTTCAAGTAATAAATATGGATTTTCTTAATGAAATGTGGTACAAAGGTTTGATCTAGAAAATATTTGgatgtggtattttttttttttttttgagaaagttaaAGATTTGGTGATCTGATTGAATTTTGtgtcttttgactcttttcaGCATTTTTGCATTGTGAGAAATTGTTAGAaataacttgttttttttttcaattttcaattaaggGCTTAAATAATTTAGGCgggctttatttattttttttccacaatattatataatatattagtaCCATTGGGGGCCTTCTTACAAGTGAGGGCTTTAGGCCGTGATCTAAATGGTCTATAGGTTCAGCCGGCACAGGTAAGCAGAGGAGGTAAATGAATGAAAATCCTCCATCCCACTTATGGTCTTTCAATTTATGCTCTATTGTGTAGATGTATCTAATTGTAGacattttaaacttttcttactttatgataaaaaaaaaatatcgaGATAATTTGTAATTATTGGAGTATAAAGTGTAACATTTTGCATGaagtagaaaatttttatttgtggtaAGTGTGATGtagataatataatatgaaCCACTTCTAAGACCATTTGCCAAGCACATATATGAGTGCCCTAAGTAAACAGACGGATTAAAAGTTGTTCGAGGTCCATTTTGAAGTGATAGGGAAAGGAGGAATCAAATCTAGCTAACTTTGATTCTAACATGGTGAGTTAGGTCCATTACTCACTTGGCCAGTGGCGTAAGACAAAGATGAACATGCAAGCACTCAATGgaaatatcaattaaaatattgaatCAAATAAGTGCCATTAATACTGTATAAAGAAGTTAGGAGAATGGGGGAGgtgatgagagagaaagagtagaCACAACCTGTGCTACCACATGCACAAACACTATTTCTCAAGTTTATTATTTACTCTAAGTAAGGGTAATAAATATGCTTGGTGAGTTAGATTACAAATGATTTATCCTTGGGGTCATCTATTAGACTATTACCCATTTCCTCGTAAGAATCAAAACTTTTGGTTGTTAGGTTCTTAGAAAAATGGCAACCTTAAACTTTGTTCTTAATCGAGTATTTGGATCAATTACTTTAATGATAATTTTGGATATTCGATGAccgaactttttttttttttttttttttgtggtttacTTAAAGGAAACACTCcaaaagaaacatgctaaatTTTGTGGGAATTGGTTAGCTTAAGGTAATTAGTCTagattttttttggcaaatatAGCAAGTCATATTAGTGTTATTAGAGCATCtatattggtggtgctaaatagctatattgctatttttagcaccaccaaataccaaaatatgcCTTACAATGGTGGAGCCAAAGAAgccaaaattatattttttggctcCATAACTACAATGCACAGCTACTTTCGGCTGTGCATGGTAACTGAAAagtgagttttttatttttatttttttatatgtgctTTCACActacttttaattattttactcATTTGTGTGTTCATATTGCTTTTTATTtggataaattattttattgtagtagatatattattttattgtaatgtttatattattttattgtattgaaaggTAAAATAGATCTACTTATATcggatgttttgtaaagtgggtaaataaaatagataaaataattttttatggtgccaaataactaaaaaaatagctCCACCTAGCGTTCCTAGATCACTATGTAAAGCCCAAGTTTTGGTCCATGTTTAAACCTGAATAGGCACATTATTTAGCCTACATGTCACACTTCTTCAATTccccaaaataaatatatgggCTTGGTTCATTAATGAAGATAAAATCTACAAATAGCGATAGTGGGCCCAAAAGAAATCAGGCCTTGTTTTGTGTGGGCTTGTAggacttttttaaaaaacaaccatcaacaagagctttctttgaaaaataagaattaaaccAAGTTTCTaaggggttgtttggatttgtatgttttcatcacttatcactcaaaaatggtgggtcTCATAGAGCATTAGTTTGTTTGGATGTGTTTTcagattttgtttttatcactCAATTCTCACTTTAAAAGTAAGTAATGAGcta contains:
- the LOC115993909 gene encoding histone H1-like; this translates as MSAIAEVEQVVAAEVTVAGEPKKQAEKPIKEKKPKAPKVPKEKKPKQPKNTVHHPPYFQMIKEALLALNERSGSSPYAIAKYMEEKHKDVLPMNYKKILGLQLKNSALRGKLIKIKASYKLSEMAKKEKVTTTTTKAAKASTEKKPRKTRATTTTKAAKKQEATKSKKAVKKVTKKVGPKKTKKSTPAKPKQPKSIKSPAAKRAKRAVA